The Halichoerus grypus chromosome 14, mHalGry1.hap1.1, whole genome shotgun sequence genome contains a region encoding:
- the TEX48 gene encoding testis-expressed protein 48, which produces MAPIPLPPPAAHQSLASKIFCLCCRDCEEPCAMDDSKVPSQTQEPQPSTCSLQKEEVASKNSTVDGNEASRLPLGQPLIHPEKRSSSTSNNEYEERNTHVCPRGFYKRNLNRYSQDHCPFQPCHIGRP; this is translated from the exons ATGGCCCCCATTCCTTTACCTCCTCCAGCAGCCCACCAAAGCCTGGCCTCGAAGATCTTCTGTTTATGCTGCAGAGACTGTGAAGAGCCCTGTGCCATGGATGACTCCAAGGTCCCCAGTCAAACCCAAGAGCCTCAGCCATCGACCTGCA GCTTGCAGAAGGAGGAGGTGGCCAGCAAGAATTCCACTGTAGATGGTAACGAAGCCTCCCGCTTACCTTTGGGACAACCTCTGATCCACCCAGAAAAGAGATCCTCCTCCACCAGCAACAATGAGTATGAAG aaCGGAACACACATGTGTGCCCAAGAGGCTTTTACAAGAGAAACCTAAACCGCTACTCTCAGGATCACTGTCCATTCCAGCCGTGCCACATTGGGAGACCCTGA